CTTCAAGAAACACTTTCGTATGCAAAGGGAAACTGTTGAAGTAAGTAGTGAAGGACATGGATAACTTGGTTAATTGATTTGTGGAAAGGGTGAGGCAGTGATGGACGGCAACTTTGAAGGAAAACAGAGGTCGTGTTTTGGGCATAAACAATCCTATATATTGCATAAACTAAGAAATCTATTAGTATAGATGTGATCTTTTCATCataagaaacagaaatagtagATCCTAAATACTATTTCCAAGCCTTGCCGTCATTAACAACTGCCTCCCCCTACAATGCATAGAGAGAAATTGGCTGGGCCCACACAAATTGCAGTTCCAGGCGATACACTATTGGTGGTTTTTAATATTATGAGtgtttacatattattattattaacacttcTAAACTCATTAAACATTTGGAAATAATTTCGAAAATGGACTCCACACCAACCTCtctgacttaacctaacatagTTCAAGAAATAATTTTCAGCTTGACAAAGTCATAAATATTACTAATAATGAGATGTTAGTAACcatgataataaaaaacataCATAGTGTATTGGCAGAAACTGCAATAAAACCCTGGGGCCCCCCTGCCTTCACCAGGCACTAGAGTTCCTTTATAAAACAATGAGTATTACACAAAATTATTAACTAATTATGTGTGAGGCTCTATCTGTCAGTGCTTTGCTTTATGTAAAAAGATGCTGGATTGTCAGTGGTCATTGCAAGAATGCCCAGTAGCTTCCTTGAATTATGCACATAATGTTATGCTAGCACACCATTGTCTGTATGCCACCATTTTTGCCTATGAAGAttattaaccttacctaacccaaagCATTTCATACTTAAAACTTAGACTAGCCTATTATAGACAAAACTGGCTTTACTTCAAAGTTAaatttttctaccttccttatCAATCACAAGACTCAGAGTGATGGGCATCGCATGTAAGCATTTATTCGCATCAGGATGCATTTCACTGAAATATTACACATTTTTTAATTAGGTTCATAATATGTACTAATTAATATATGCTTGCTATGCATCACAAATCACTACTTTTCACATTGCCAATATCACAAAGTAAGATTtgatttgtgaaaaaaaatacaaaaaaaaaaaaaatcaactattCTTCAAAGGTATCAGAGCTCTCATGCACAGGGTCATAGTGAAGAATAACTAGGTCAAAAACGTATTTTCATATGTACTAGCAGTACTTAGAAATGTTGTCCCTGGCAATGTGCCTGATAACATCTAATAGGTATTTTCATGTCCACATGACTCTTGAATTCTTGACCTAAATGGTGGTAAAGCATTTGGTGTGTTATCGGCCATGTTCCATTTGGACACAGACATATTTTCTGGAATTATAGATTAAAGATTAACTGCAATTTTAACTCGACCGGAAGTCTGCCGTCTGCTTGCCCCACACCTGCCTGCCAAGATCATTCCTGTATCCAAAAAGGTGTTGGTTACGCTGTGGCTGCTGGGGAACATTGAGTCATTCCGCGGGGTTGCTGATCGGTTTGACCTTGGCAAATTGTCTCTTCACCGTGTTCTTTTCCAAGTCTGCAATGCACTGAAAGCCATAAGAGGTACTCTCATTGCATGGCCAACACGAGATCAGCTTCCACAACTGGCTGATGACTTTTAGAAGAACAAATATGCCTGGAGTAATAGGAGCTTGATGGGACTCGCATCCCTATCCCAAGGCCGTCACATGAAAGATAGGCATACATAAATAGGAAAGGTTTTCCTAGCATTCAGTTGCAAGCTGTTTGTGATGCCAAACTTAGGTTCATTAACATTCTGACAGGTTTGCCTGGTTCTGTACATGATGCCAGAGTGTTTAGAAATAGCCCACTTTACACTCTGTTGGAAAATGGTAATCTTCCTGAAGATTATCATCTATTAGGAGATTCAGCCTATACTCTGCAGCCTTACATGCTAGTTCCATATAGAGACAATGGACACTTGCTTCCATGGCAGGTTAATTTTAATCATATCCACTCCACTTCAAGGGTTGTCATCGAGAGGGCATTTGGGCTTCTGAAATCAAAATTTAGGCGGCTACAGAAGTTAGAGATGATTGATGTAGAAATATCTGGTGCCTGTGTGATGCATAATATAattttaatgaaggaaaacttAAACCTAGATTTAGAGATTCAGCAGGACTTAGAAGTAATTGGACATGACGTTGGAGTTGATAATGTTGCAGCACGAGAAGCACGTTCTGCGGTAGttcagaaaagggatgagataGCCACTGGCTTGGCCATGCACATGTAAATAGATAATTTGTAATCATGTTAAGTCAAAGTACAAGTTTAAATTACTTACCCTTATtgtaaaatattttcatttaacCCGTTCTGCACGGACAAAGAAGAGCGGATTTTCAGTTTGATAGTTTAAGGAATAGAGCAAGCTTGAAATACATTTCTTTTCATAGACCAGTAAGCTTAATATATCCTTTCATTTGTCCCAGCAAGCTTAATAAAATACTCATGTTCTGCCTCAAGTCATGCCGTGCTGAGAGGGTTAAAGTTAATATTTAGTAAAATATTTAAATTTCTGTTAAAATCATGTATGAAACAGTAGTTGGGTTTGAATAAATGCCCCGCAAACTACCTCCACTGTGGCAGAATGCGGCGCCTCAACCCGCATGACCACTAAGGATACTTTTCACTCAGAAATAATTAGAGTACAGTGGGATTATAGTAAGACAGATGTATGaaagtataaatatatattaatacaaGTACAAAACAATGATAACTTATACAAAAAGTTTCTTTataaaatacaaaacataaaaaaacctTTTAATTACCTGCCCAGTTTATCACAGTGGAATCAACATACTAATACACACAGTAACTTTTAAGCCACTAAAGCAGTGTTTCTTAACCTGGGGTGCAGAAATAAATTTAAGGGGGTGTTGGGGAAGATCACATAAGTGGCagtaaaaggtaaaaggaataCGTCTGGACAAACGTATTTTTATCACATATTTGGAAATACAATATGGGTAAACTTTAAtctgattttattgtttgttgtacCTTAATGATTAAAGAAACACTTGATTTGTACGAGCGTTCCACACTTTAATATTAAATCAGCATCATAAGCTTTGTATATTACTAATGTGCACGTTCGGTTGTGTGCTAATGTCTGTCACCAGACGGCAAGACGCCCACACTCCCTCAGTACAGGGTGCTGAACTGCTTAGGCCTGACCAAAAGGGGTGCTGAGATCATAAGAGGTTAAGAAACATTGTGCTAAAGTAAATTTTCACCTACCTTTGCTTTAGGGAGCGAATTTTCTTATCGCAGAGTTCTCCATTCACTGGATAGCCTTCTTGGCGCATCCTCAGAGCCACgtccctccacacctccaccttctTTCTGGTCCCCTTTGCAAATTCTTGCTTCAAATCTCCCACTGTGGcaataaggaggaggacagcattTATAGGCCAGAAGAAACCTGTAAAACAAATCCATAAGTTAGACAGAAGAAAGGGGCATTTCATTCTAATTGGCACTGAAAGCTGTCTAGGTACAATTCAGGAAAAATGCATTTTTGGCACAAAACAAATAGTATTAAGGTcactagtctaacctaactttgGCTATGAACCTATGTGTGCCTAACTCCTAACTGCTTTGGCAGTGCAGCTGCAGCATGGAATGCATAACTGAGAACAACAAAGACTGTCCTCAATGGAGTGTTTTATTTTAATACTATACTCATACATAAACTTCACCATATCCAGTGTATGGGAAATATGTAAACTTTCAGGCTTTATACTCTATTGAAAAGAGTAAGTATACATAAGCTCACTAGAGAAGTA
The window above is part of the Portunus trituberculatus isolate SZX2019 chromosome 31, ASM1759143v1, whole genome shotgun sequence genome. Proteins encoded here:
- the LOC123511129 gene encoding putative nuclease HARBI1, which encodes MGIAFCRLLAPHLPAKIIPVSKKVLVTLWLLGNIESFRGVADRFDLGKLSLHRVLFQVCNALKAIRGLPGSVHDARVFRNSPLYTLLENGNLPEDYHLLGDSAYTLQPYMLVPYRDNGHLLPWQVNFNHIHSTSRVVIERAFGLLKSKFRRLQKLEMIDVEISGACVMHNIILMKENLNLDLEIQQDLEVIGHDVGVDNVAAREARSAVVQKRDEIATGLAMHM